In Juglans regia cultivar Chandler chromosome 13, Walnut 2.0, whole genome shotgun sequence, the DNA window CGCGGCGGCCCACATGCACAGCAAACATTGATCTTTGCACAACACGGTCTTTCGGTATTTCCTTTTCCCCGCGCGCACGCTTATCAGCACCCACGGGACTTGGTTTGACTTTGATCCCATAGAAAGTGTCCGTTAGGAAATGCATGGCAATCTAAAAAGCATCGTCATGTTACCTACCTCGGTCATTCAGATTCTCTGTTGAGTATTGAGTAgctactagttttttttttttttctaatcaagcatattatatataaaaagaaattacagaGTTTGAGGAGGGTCCTTTtcactatcaatatacaaaaaccaACTAGGAATATTATCTATAGGTATGCTACCAAAAACAAGATTGGTAGCTGCCCACTGCGCAACAGagtgcgcacatcgattttgagatcgatGAATCTTGGCAAATTTCCAGTTTTGATGAAGATTTGATAAGTGCTGGATGTCCTTGATAATAGTTGATATGTTCCAAAATGTGGAGATGTCTGGACTTTCAATGGAAGAGATTATTGATTGAGAATCCCCTTCAATGATTGCTAAATCTTGATTTGATGCCATATTAGCAGCTAGCAGGGCTGCTTTTGCTTCTGCAATTAAAGGGATTGTAGTTTGTACCTTTTCTGTTAATATTCCCAGTATATCTCCACTGTGGTTTCTTTTAATTGCTGAGACTACTGAAAATTGCTCTCGTACTGCTGCATCGAAAGAGTAGCTTTGATAGTTTAGAGGAGGAGGATGccaattttcttctttactTTGTTGATCAACTTTTTTCTTCCACGCATCTTTATAGTCTTCATAGGTGCTCTTGATCTGAAAGCTTGCTTCTTCAATTGATAGAGAAGAGTGATTATGAATgacatcatttctttttctccaaatgaaaTCTAACATTATAACTGCAAATAGCTGGAAATGATGTCGCTCCTCGTTTTTGAGTCTCAATTCTCTGTCCGGATAGATAATCATTTTGATCCAGTCTGAGATAGAGTCTATAGGCAAATTTGCAAAATTTAGAGGCCAGCTGCTTTGTTGCCATAGAATTCTATTGAATGGACATTCAACAAAAAGATGCACTAGTGTTTCTTTCTCATAGctacaaaatacacattcttcagtttcttggtttgttatgacttcACCAATTCTTGTTCTGGTAGGAAGAATATTCCACAGAAGTTTCCAAAGCAATAACTTATGACGATCATGGATTTTAAGACTCCACATAGGCTTGAAAAGTGTCATTGAAGAATGTTGTTGGTGTGGAACTTGATCTTGTATTGTAGCTTGATATGCTGTTTTGACTGAATATTTCCCATTATGATTTAACACCCATACCACTTTGTCCTGTTCATATGCTCGTAATGGTAAtggaattttttgaatttctaagatgctttgatgatcaaaaaGATATTGCATTTTTGGGACATCCCAAATCCTAGAGTTATTTATAATGAGATCTGAAACTGTAAGATTTGGGAATTCAAGTTCCATACCTTGAAgtggttttggtttgaaattgatTAGTGTGGGAATCCATGGATCCAACCAAATATTTACTGATTCTCCATTATAAACTTGGAAACATCGGCCTTTAATAAGTAGTTCTTGAGATTTGAGTATTCCCTTCCACATGGATGAATCTGTTGCTTTCTGCGAAGCTTCCCAAAATGTATTGTTCTTCAGATATTTGGCAGTTAGCATTGACTTCCACAAACTATTTATCGGTTCGCTTAGTTCCCATCCTGTTTTGGCTAGCATAGCTTGATTCATCTTTTCCATTAATCTGATTCCAAGACCACCTGTATTCTTCGGTTGACAAATAGATTTCCAGGACTTCAGTGTCAAATTATGCGTTTTGTCTTTCGAgaaaccccaccaaaaatttttaaaagctGCATCAAGAGATTTACAGACTGATTTAGGTAGCAGGAATGtattcatatgatatgttggtATCGTGCTTACTACAGACTTGATTAACATGGTTCTGCCCGCCTGAGATAACAATTTTGACTTCCATCCCTCcaatttttttcccactttgcTCAGCATTTCACTatagttttccttttttttcctgctAAAGGAAGTGGGTAAtcctaaatttttcattttggctGATGATGCTTTGAGAGGCAACCACAGAGAAATAGAAGCTTTTGTTGCTTGATTTGTGTTTCTGGTgacaaaaattgaagatttgctCAAATTTACTTTCTGTCCTGACCAGCTTTGGTATTTTGTAAGACATTCTGAGATGGTTCGAGCATTTTTTTCCGTAGCCTTGGCAAAGATGattgtatcatctgcaaataataagtgTGATACCATAGGACTGTTTAATATGAAGAGAAATGGCGAGATTGGGTCTCCTTGTCTAATGCCTCTCTGAGAATTGAAGAATCCTCTTGGAGATCCATTGATGAGAATAGAGAATGATACTGTTGTTATGCACTCCTTTATCAGATTTATCCATTTGTGATTGAAGCCCAGATTTTTCATCACTGTAAAAAGAAACTCCCACTCCACCTGATCgaaagccttttccatatcaagtTTGATAGCCATCAAACCTGATTTGcccgttgttttttttttttgaggtgaTGGAAAAGTTCATGAGCAATAATGGTATTTTCCTTAATGTTTCTACCTGGAACGAAGGCTGTTTGAAGTGGAGAGATGATTTTTGGGAGAAGGATTTTGAGACGATTGGCCATGATTTTGGTTATGATCTTGTAGCTGACATTTGTGAGGCTTATTGGGCGATATTGGCTTGGATGATTTGGACAGTTTGTCTTTGGGATGAGAGCAATGTTGGTATGATTGATCTGCTTTAAGAGCTTCCCACTGATAAAGAAATTCTGAACTGCCAGTATGACATCTTGTTTCACAATACTCCAATAGTGCTTATAAAATAAAGCTGTCATTCCATCTGGTCCTGGAGCTTTGTTGCTGGGAATTTGTTTTAGAGCCTCTAATATTTCCTCTTCAACTGGTATTGCATTTAGAGATTCATTCTCTATATCCGAAACTTgcttttcaaagagattatccAATTGTTCCGGAACATTTGGATTTGAAGaggtatatatagatttaaaatgattaataaaagaagtCTCTATAACAGTAGAGTCCATTGACCAAATACCTGGCGCCAGCTTGATTGACTCGATAGCATTCCTTCTTCGCCGGATGGTGGTtgttagatgataaaatttggtatttagatCCGTCAATGTAAGCCATGTAAGTCTAGACTTTTGCTTCCATAAGATTTCTTCATATTCTCTTTGCTTGTGAATTCTATGTTgcaaaaatctttctttttcttgatttgatGGAGTCATATTGGCTTCCTGTACTTCGAGAAGTTCACTTTCGAGTTGATGTATATTGTGGTTGATTCTCCCGAAGTGTTCTTTATTCCAGACTTTAAGAGCTTCCTTAGTTGACTTGATTTTCTTACATAGAATATAAGATGGATTGCCGAAATGATGTTTACTCCATGCTTCACTGATAATTTGATGGCTTAAAGGTTCTCGAGTccagaattcttcaaatttgaaagaaggAGCTTGACGAATATTTGCTGTGGTGTATAACAAGATTGGGTGATGATCTGATGCCGATGATGCAAGATGTTGTAATGTAGCATCTGAAAATAGTAATCTCCACTCTTGGTTTGCAATAGCTCGATCTAATCTTTCTCGTATGAGCGCTTGACCCTGTCTATTATTTGTCCATGTAAATTTTGGTCCCATATAACCAATGTCTATAAGGCCATTCCTATCCATAAGAGCTTTAAGACCCTTGTTAGGATTATAATAGATAGGTTTTCctccagatttttcattttgatcaatgagatcattaaaatctcccaagCAAATCCAAGGCCCTGGAAAAGCCTGATATAATGAGTCCAAATGTCTCCAAAAGCCAGCTTTGTTATTCCATTGGGCCGGCGCATACACATAAGTAATCATCCAAGGTTGATGTGTAGGAtcagaataaactaaaacagaaattgcattaatatttatatttacaggTTCTATTTCTACACCCGGTCTCCACAAAAGAAGCAGTCCTCCTTTTTTACCAACTGCTGGATAGTGAACAAAAAGATGGAAACCTAAACTATTTACAATAGAAATGGTGCGTTCATCCGACACCAAGGTTTCC includes these proteins:
- the LOC118344223 gene encoding uncharacterized protein LOC118344223 yields the protein MAWNCRGLARPKAIRNLRANIRKYNPDVIFLSETLVSDERTISIVNSLGFHLFVHYPAVGKKGGLLLLWRPGVEIEPVNININAISVLVYSDPTHQPWMITYVYAPAQWNNKAGFWRHLDSLYQAFPGPWICLGDFNDLIDQNEKSGGKPIYYNPNKGLKALMDRNGLIDIGYMGPKFTWTNNRQGQALIRERLDRAIANQEWRLLFSDATLQHLASSASDHHPILLYTTANIRQAPSFKFEEFWTREPLSHQIISEAWSKHHFGNPSYILCKKIKSTKEALKVWNKEHFGRINHNIHQLESELLEVQEANMTPSNQEKERFLQHRIHKQREYEEILWKQKSRLTWLTLTDLNTKFYHLTTTIRRRRNAIESIKLAPGIWSMDSTVIETSFINHFKSIYTSSNPNVPEQLDNLFEKQVSDIENESLNAIPVEEEILEALKQIPSNKAPGPDGMTALFYKHYWSIVKQDVILAVQNFFISGKLLKQINHTNIALIPKTNCPNHPSQYRPISLTNVSYKIITKIMANRLKILLPKIISPLQTAFVPAFKNFWWGFSKDKTHNLTLKSWKSICQPKNTGGLGIRLMEKMNQAMLAKTGWELSEPINSLWKSMLTAKYLKNNTFWEASQKATDSSMWKGILKSQELLIKGRCFQVYNGESVNIWLDPWIPTLINFKPKPLQGMELEFPNLTVSDLIINNSRIWDVPKMQYLFDHQSILEIQKIPLPLRAYEQDKVVWVLNHNGKYSVKTAYQATIQDQVPHQQHSSMTLFKPMWSLKIHDRHKLLLWKLLWNILPTRTRIGEVITNQETEECVFCSYEKETLVHLFVECPFNRILWQQSSWPLNFANLPIDSISDWIKMIIYPDRELRLKNEERHHFQLFAVIMLDFIWRKRNDVIHNHSSLSIEEASFQIKSTYEDYKDAWKKKVDQQSKEENWHPPPLNYQSYSFDAAVREQFSVVSAIKRNHSGDILGILTEKVQTTIPLIAEAKAALLAANMASNQDLAIIEGDSQSIISSIESPDISTFWNISTIIKDIQHLSNLHQNWKFAKIHRSQNRCAHSVAQWAATNLVFGSIPIDNIPSWFLYIDSEKDPPQTL